The Panthera uncia isolate 11264 unplaced genomic scaffold, Puncia_PCG_1.0 HiC_scaffold_349, whole genome shotgun sequence genome has a window encoding:
- the LOC125917967 gene encoding C-C motif chemokine 22-like produces the protein MASLKILFLAVLVLLAMTLQATEAGPYGANVEDSVCCRDYFRHPLPSRMLKYFYWTSDSCRRPGVVFLTVRDREICADPRLPWVKKILQKMNP, from the exons ATGGCCAGCCTGAAGATTCTGTTCCTGGCTGTCCTTGTCCTCCTTGCCATGACACTTCAGGCAACTGAGGCAg gccccTATGGCGCCAACGTGGAAGACAGCGTCTGCTGCCGAGACTACTTCCGCCACCCCCTGCCCTCTCGTATGCTGAAGTATTTCTACTGGACTTCAGACTCCTGCCGGAGGCCCGGCGTGGT CTTCCTTACGGTCAGGGACCGGGAGATCTGTGCTGACCCCAGGCTGCCCTGGGTGAAGAAGATTCTGCAGAAGATGAACCCATGA